In Candidatus Bathyarchaeota archaeon, the genomic window ATCCTCTGTGAGATGCGCGAACGATAATCCTTTAGAAACTGGTTCATAACTCGAAGTTTTTGAGAATCCCGTCTATAGCTCTTCCAACGTTTTCACCTACGTAGCCCCCCTCGAGAACGAAGAAGGTCGGCTTTCCAAAAGAAGCCAGAATTTTCCCTATCTTCTCATAGGTTTTTTCACTTAAACCCAAAGACGCCAGGTCTCCAGAGTAAGCGTCAAAACCGGATGAGACGGCTATCACCTCGATCCTTCCCATGTCCACCATTTTCAGGGCTTCTTGGAGGGTTTTCAGGTAAACAACCTCTCCGCAGTTCGCTGGCAGTGGGAAGTTCAGGCAGTTTAACTCTGAATAGTAGCCTGTTCCCGGATAGTGTGGGTGTCTATGCAATGAGACATATACGATCCTTGGATCGCCTAGAAAAATTTCCTGTGTCCCATTACCATGGTGCCCATCGATATCTAAGATCAGCGTGGGCCTGTCGAGACGTTTCACCGCTACAGCGATGTTGTTTATGTAGCAAAAACCCCTCGTATGGGCGCCTAAAGCAGCTCCAGACCTGCCTACGTGATGTCCGGGGGGTCTCATTAGAGAGAAACCGTTCATCTCCGCGGCTAGAATCGCCCCTCCAGCTGAGAGCATAGCATATTCGTAAATGTTGTCATAGGCGGGTGTGTCAACATCCTCCACATCCCCACCTTTAAGCAGCTGGATGTATTTTGGATCATGAACTCTGAGAAGGTCCTCCTCCCTTGCAGGTTGTGGTTCTATAAACTCGTATCCCCTTTCCTTCAATATCTCATAAGCCCTCTTCACCCTTTCCGGGCTTTCGATGTGCCAGGACCCATACTCCAAACACCTCTCAGAATATATAACCATCGGCTTCATCGAAACCCATAAACTCCCTCCCCCTTTTAATATATAAAACATCGATGAGATCTGGTGGAATCAAACTATAAAATGGAGATTAATTATTTCAGAGAAACCCCAGTATACCTAATCCGATTAAGCCGAGTATTGCGATTATTACTATGAAAATTATTACTGCAATCAAAGCTATAAGGAAAGCTTTTAACCATCCGCAGTCGAAGAAGTGTTTAATCAACGCTAACCAAACTATGAGCATGATGATTGCGGCGATTAACCCGCTGAGGAGGGAGTTTACTACCGCGCCTAAAAGCTGGCCTATTATGACTATACTTATTGCGTCTGTGAATTTTGCCTTCTCCTTACCTACCAGTGCCCTTCCAGAGAGCCACAGCGCAGGTGCGACCACTATTATACCAGCTAAAATCTGTATAAGCAACGCCGTTAAATTCATATATCTACTTCCCACTCCTATTTCTGGAACTATTCCATTTCCCTTATAAACTTATCTACTAGAATTTCTTGTTTAACATGATCATTAAATATGATCTTGGAAAAATCTCAACCAGAGTTAATCAAAAATTTCATGAAGTCAAATCTCTCTTTTTTTGACAATTCCCATCCTTCTCTTTTTCAGAATATTAAGAAGAGCTGTAAGTTAGAGGTGTAGCTAGATCAGCTATGTCTATTATATGCTTAGCTATCTCCTTCACAAGTTCTGCGAGTGCTGGGAGGCGGCTTCTGGCGTTCACGGTCATGTAGTTGAGATTGCTGAGCAGTTCCTCCTCTCGCCTCTGAAGCTCCTCTATACTCTCCCTGCTCTTGGAGAGGAAGGCCTCGACGGCTAGGTTCTGCATCTCCTCCAGGTTTTTACCCGCCTCTCCGAGGATCCTCCTCTCCTCCCCCTCTAGTTTGAGTCCATCTATCCTCATCCCAACGATTCCGACGGATGCGTCCCCTATTCTCTCTAGGAGATGGGATGCAACCCTATAGTCGAGGAGATCCACGAGGCTGAGTTTAAGTTTTGAGGGGAGAAGGGGAGTGATCATCGCGCTGCGGATAAGCCTCACGATCAGGAAGTAGATCCTGTCGACCTCTTCATCCCTCTCCACAACCACCCTCGCGAGGTGTTCATCCCCCTCCACGATGGAGTTTATGGCATCTCTGCACATCCCCACAGTCAGGAGATGCATCCTCCTGAAGAGGCTCTCAAGACTGAGGTTCTCAGTCTGGAGGAGGAACTGGAGGGTTACAGACCTCGCATCCTCCTCCACGATCTCAAGCCCTATCAGCTGTCTATAAGCCCTCTTTAGAGCCTCTCTATCCTCGAATGAGATCCTAGCCTCTCCCATTATCTTGATGGTGTCAAAGCCTAGGAGGTAGGCCGCCGTTATAGTGTTTTGGAGGTGAAGTTGGCTGGGTGTTGGATATGGCACCCTGAGCTCCTTAGGGCGCCCCTCCTCGCCCTTGAAGGGGCGTATCATGAGGGATCCGTCCCCCCTCAGCTCTAAGGCCAAGATGCTCCCCTTCCTTATCCTGGAGCCTTCAGCCCACTGCTTAGGTAGGGATATGAGGAGGGCCCCTCCTATCTCCTGGACCTTCCTAAGCTCCATTCCGAAACTATAAGGGTCTTTAAAGTTTTAATAGGTTACCTTAATATTTAACTCCCTGAAACCTAATCGGATGGCCTCAGGGGATGATTCTAGGAGATCTTCATCTAGGGCCCAGAGGATTACCCTCATAGCCCTATCCGCTTCCCTGTATGCTGTGGGCTCCTACATAACCTCTTACATCGAGAGCCCATGGGGCATAGGCCAGTTCAGACCAGCTGTTGTCATTCCCTTCTTCTTCGCTGTTGCATACGGCCCAGCTGTAGGAGGCCTAGGCGCGGCCCTGGGGACCTTCCT contains:
- a CDS encoding phosphate uptake regulator PhoU, producing MELRKVQEIGGALLISLPKQWAEGSRIRKGSILALELRGDGSLMIRPFKGEEGRPKELRVPYPTPSQLHLQNTITAAYLLGFDTIKIMGEARISFEDREALKRAYRQLIGLEIVEEDARSVTLQFLLQTENLSLESLFRRMHLLTVGMCRDAINSIVEGDEHLARVVVERDEEVDRIYFLIVRLIRSAMITPLLPSKLKLSLVDLLDYRVASHLLERIGDASVGIVGMRIDGLKLEGEERRILGEAGKNLEEMQNLAVEAFLSKSRESIEELQRREEELLSNLNYMTVNARSRLPALAELVKEIAKHIIDIADLATPLTYSSS
- a CDS encoding histone deacetylase; this translates as MKPMVIYSERCLEYGSWHIESPERVKRAYEILKERGYEFIEPQPAREEDLLRVHDPKYIQLLKGGDVEDVDTPAYDNIYEYAMLSAGGAILAAEMNGFSLMRPPGHHVGRSGAALGAHTRGFCYINNIAVAVKRLDRPTLILDIDGHHGNGTQEIFLGDPRIVYVSLHRHPHYPGTGYYSELNCLNFPLPANCGEVVYLKTLQEALKMVDMGRIEVIAVSSGFDAYSGDLASLGLSEKTYEKIGKILASFGKPTFFVLEGGYVGENVGRAIDGILKNFEL